The DNA window TAATATATCATATCCCTTATTTAACATTCCGACAAATAATAAACTAGTAAATATTAGCTTAGGATTAAACTATCATGCCGGAAATACTTTCCTTGATCAATGGACCAGTAATGTAGGTAAAGGATGGTCAATGCTTGGACAAGGAGTTATTTCCAGAGAAGTTATAGGAGATTTTGATGAAAGCTTTAATAGCTCAATCTTTTCTCCCCAGTATAAAAAAAATGCATATAATGACATTTATAATTTCAGTATTCCGGGAGAATCAGGAAAATTCAAAATAAAAAAGGATAGCATTACCAATACTTTTGAAATTGTAAAATTATCAGATTACACTTCTATTATAAAGATTAATAGACCTCTTAATATATCAGGCCTACTTGTAGATTCTTATACTATAACAAATAGCCTGGGCATTACATATGAGTTTAAAACATATGATATTTCCCCAATGAGAGTACTGGCTGGGATTAATCCAAATACAGGAAATATATATGCGGACTTAACGTATAGAAGTGCATATTATTTAACTTCAATAATTGATGAAAACAATAAGGAAATTGTAAAATACAATTACTTAAATAATATTACCTATGTCATAGGACATCCGACTACCGTAGAATCTGAAAATCACAGACTTTCAAGTATAGAAATAAAAGATAAGGGAACAATAACTATTAATTATTCTGAAAAGGCAGGCATAGATAATAAAAATGACAAATTTGGTATTGATAATATTGTCTTAAAAAATTCCGATAATCTTTTTATAAAAAAATATACGTTCGAATATTCATATCCTGTATATAGAAACTTAAATTCATTTAGTCAGGTGAATAGCACTGGAGAGATTATTGAAAAATATAAGTTTGATTATAAAGATCTGTTCAGTGGTATTGAAAACGATATTATTAACTCAAATGTATTGCATAGAGTTCATTTGCCATCAGGTGGTGCTATTGAATATAATTTTGACCTCCCTCCTTACTATTATACTATTGTAAATACCAAACCTGGTCTTGGTGATTTGTATGATGATGTAAGTTTTACAAATTCTGAAGGAAAGAAGTTTTTTTTAACAATTAATGAGCCTAAAGAAATTACCATCGACGCATCAGATGTTGGCGTACTCAATGGCCGCAGTTGGGGAATTAACATTTATAAAAAGGAAGGAAACAGTTTTCAGATAGCGCATGTTTTGGGAGTATTAATAGGAGCAACAGATCCGGATACAGAATATAACTTAATACAGGTCAGAAACTTCCAGCCCGGAGAATACTATATTGAACTTTTTTATGCCGGCATTGTTCACTTACAGAAGCCTATAGTTATTCATGCATTTACGATGGATGGTCCACCGATTAAAGAAGAAGTTAAAGTGGAATTAAAAGGAGGAGTACCTCGTATTAAAAATATTAAGTATTTTGATTTAGCGGCTGCTAATATTACCACTTCATCTGTTGCATCACGGATAGAAGAATATGATTATAATTTTTTTAATGACCCTACAAAATCAAGTCAATATTTTGTAGACGGTGGTTCTGTAAATGATGGAATGACCGCAGCTGCGCCAAGTATGCTTTATAAAAATGTAAAGGTTTCTCAGGGTAACAATACAGGCTATACCAAATATTACTTCAGAACACCTGAAGAGGATACGCCTGCTATTGGAAATTTTTGGCCAAACTATAATTTAACAAGGGGAGGTTTACCCGAGAAGACTGAAGTTTACAATGCTTCCAATCAGAAAGTATCAGAAGATATTTACGATTATACAATCCAGGATTTTGACGGGCCTGAATATTATCTGTCGGGCGGAGCTTTCAAAGTAAAAACAGTCTGGACAAAAGAAGATAAAGTTACTTCGAGAAACTACTTCGATTCGGGAGTTGCAGAGACTAAAAAAGAAGTCATTAAAAATGCTAATAACTATGCGCCGAACCTGGAAAGGGTAACTTCTTTTGACGGAAGTATCCAGGAGACAACCTATCAATACGCCCTGGATAAAAATAATCAAAAATTGATTACTGCCAACATGATCGGAATTCCTTTGGAAACCACTTCTTTAGTAAAGAAAAATGCTTCTGATGCAGGAAAATTAATCGCAAAGTCTGAAACAAAATATGATAATGCGGCTAATAAACTCCCTTCTTCTGCTCTTTCCTATGATTCTCAAAATATATTGGCTTCTGAAGTCATCTTCAATCAATATGATGAAAAAGGAAACCTGGAGCAGTATACCACCAAGGATGGGCTTACTGTTTCCATAGTTTGGGGATATCACAAAACCCAGCCTATTGCTAAAATTGAAGGTGCAGCATACGGCCAGGTTGCTCCTTATATTGCTGATATTGTTGTCAAATCTGATGGTGATGTGAATGAGGCAACGGAAAAAAGCTTTCAGGAAGCTCTTGATACATTCAGAAACAATTCCAATCTTGTCAGTTACCAGATTACCACCTTCGTATATGATCCTCTGGTTGGTATGAAAAGCATGACACCACCTTCCGGAATCCGTGAGTTGTACAAGTATGACAACGCCAACAGACTGGATCAGGTTGTTGATGAAAATGGAAAAGTTCTAAAAAAATATAAATACAACTACAAACAATAATTCATGAGTAATAAGTAATGGGTAATGAGTAATTATTTTACCGATGTTCCCATAGTTTATCTCTTAACTGTTATCAATTATGAAAAAGATATTAAATATATTCAGCATATTGTTTGTAGCGGTATTATTCAATGCACAAACAACCACAGAAAACTATATACAAAGTACAACCTGCCTGGATGCAGACTGCATAAAAAAAGCAGAAACCGTCCAGTATTTTGACTTTTTGGGAAGACCTAAACAGGTCATCAATGTGAAATCTTCTCCTACAGGAAAAGATATAGTTACCCCAATTGTTTATGATGACCTGGGAAGACAGACCAAAGGTTATCTTCCTATTCCACAATCGGGAACACAGAACGGAGACCTTTACACATCTCCTTTAAATAACGCCTCTTCCATATACGGAGCAGAAAAGATCTATTCCGAAAAAATATTGGATAACTCTCCTTTGGAAAGGGTTTTACAGCAAAAACAGGTAGGAAATGACTGGAATAGCAAGTCCGTTGCTTTTGGCTATGACCTTAACAATTCTCCTGATCATGTCAAAAAATATGATCTTGTTACCGCATGGAATCCTACAGAAAAGCTCTATAATAATACTCTCCAGCCGGCTTCAGAATATCAGGCGGGCCAACTGATCAAGAATTCGGTTACTGATGAAGACGGAAATACAACCGTAGAGTTTAAAGACGGTTCAGGACAAACAGTGTTGATCAGAAAAGTAATGAGTACTTCTCGAAATGCAGATACCTATTATGTTTACAATGATTATAAACTCCTTACCTATGTAATTCCTCCGCTGGCTTCTTCAGGAACTCTGGATGCTGCTGTAATAGACAACCTTTGCTATCAATACAAATATGACAGTAAAAACAGACTGGTAGAAAAGAAACTTCCCGGAAAAGGCTGGGAGTATATGGTGTATGATAAACAGGACAGATTGGTTCTTTCTCAGGATGCCCTGTTAGGGATAACCACTAATAGTTTCGCTGCCAAAGGATGGATGTTTTCCAAATATGATCAATTCGGAAGAGTGGCCTATACAGGCTTCTTTGCCAACACCGCAACCAGGATTGCTATGCAGAATGCCGTTAATAGCATGACTGCCAATCCCGGGAACAATGAAAAAAGGGATGACACCACTCCTATTGTACAAAATGGGGAAAATATTTATTACACTAAAACGGCATTTCCTACAGGAAGTATGACCATCCTGTCAGTTAATTATTATGACACTTATCCCACACTTCCTGCAGGTGCAGAAGTTCCTTCATCTGTCATAGGCCAAAATACATTGAAACAACCGGGACAAAGCACAAGTTCTAAAAACACAAAAAGCCTTCCGTTGGCTTCGTATGTGAGAAATATCGAGGATAATAACTGGACAAAAAACTACAATTATTATGATGAAAAAGGAAGAGCAATCGGAACCTCCTCTATCAATCATTTGGGAGGTTATACCAAGACAGAATCTGAACTGGATTTTGTAGGATTGGCAAAACAAACCAGGGTTTATCATAAAAGATTAATATCGGATACCGAAAAAGTGATCACCCAGACTTTTACTTATGACAGCCAAAACAGAATGATTATTCATAAGCACAAGGTTGACAATAACCCCGAAGAGGTACTGGCTCAAAATGAATACAACGAACTTTCACAATTGAAAAATAAGAAAGTAGGAGGAACAGATACTGCGTCTCCCCTTCAAAGCATAGATTACACCTATAATATCCGGGGATGGCTGACGAGAATTAACGACCCTTCGAATCTTAACGGTAAACTCTTCGGGTACGAAATGAGATATACCAACCCTATTAATACCCAAGTTGCACCGGGAAGATTTAATGGAAATATCACAGAAGTTGATTGGAACAACGCTTCAGAAAATGTTTTGAAAAGATATAATTATTCTTATGACAACCTCAACAGGCTGCAAGATGCTATTTATTCTGAACCTAATGCTACCAATCCGTTTAATAATAACTTCAATGAAAACTTAACCTATGACCTGAACGGAAATATCAAAACCCTGAAAAGAAATGCCTTCCCGATAACCGGAAATACGGCAACTCAGGTAGATGATCTGGTGTACAATTATACCGGAAACCGTCTGAACAGAGTAGTAGAAAATGCATTGAATACTACAGGTTATGAAGGTGGCAACAATCTCATCGATTATGACCTGAACGGGAATATGATCAACATGAAGGATAAAGGCATCCAGTCTATTAATTACAATTATCTGAATCTTCCCAATCAGCTTAATATTAGTCATAGTGGAGGTAATTTGGGATTTAATTTTAACATCAGTATAAACCATTTATATCGGGCAGACGGAACGAAGTTGAGAAAAACCTATTACAGCGCTAGGTCAGGAGATGTGGGAACCACTACGACAACAGATTATCTTGATGGCTTCCAGTATAGGCTTTTTGATAACGGTATGGGAACTCTATGCCTGTCATGTAAAACCAATTCTGCTTATGAAGAGCAGGCTTATAAAGCAGCTTCTATACCTCTTCCCGGAAAACCAGTATGGACATTGGATTTTGTAGCTACAGCAGAAGGCTTTTACAGTTTCACGGAAAACCGCTATATTTACCAGTACAACGACCATCTGGGAAATACCAGGGTAAGTTTTGCCAAAAACAGCGCAGGCGTTCTTCAGACAATAGACACCAATAACTATTATCCTTTTGGGCTCAATCATATTGGGGGAACTCAGTCTTCTAAATTTACAAGCTTCTATTCTTATAAGTACAATGGAAAAGAGCTTCAGGAAACAGGTTTCTTTGATTATGGATGGAGACAATATATGCCGGATTTGGGAAGATGGAACAGCATGGATCAGCTTTCTGAAAAATATCTCTCCACAAGTCCTTTTGCGTATGTTGCAGGCAACCCTGTATCACGATTTGATGTAGATGGAAGATGGTTCAGAGAAGACGGGAGTATTGATACCTCAGGAAGAACTCCAGGTTTTATGGGAGGTTCTTATAAGCCTTTTTATGCAACCGGTTATCCTGAACAAGGTAACGTGGGTAATGGAAATTATACTGCTTTTGGAAAAACACAGGCCTATACTGATATTATGACGGCGTTTAGAAACGGAGGAACAGCAGAGTTAGTTAATCAGAATGGCACCTTAAAATGGTGGACAGATTATGATGATCCGAATACAGGGATTAAAGGTGTTGGTCAATTAAATATGTTGAAATTTACAGAAAATAGTTCCGTTTGGGGAAACCAAATACAGAGCCATTTTAGTTCTTATACGGAAAATTCCTTTAATTGGATTCAGAACCACCCAAGGGAAGTTACATCAATAGCCGGTATCATACAGGCTAGTTCTACAATAACTGAGAAGGGGTTGTCAAATTGGAATGCATCTTCAAGTATAGCGAAAAGTCGTATTTTTGCTGAGACTATCAGTACAAAACTACCTGTTTCTGCTAAGGCATTGGGGAATGCTTCCAAAGTTCTTGGCGTTGCTGGAAAGGCAGTTGGTGTTTTAGGAATCGCAAACACTGTTTATCAATGGAATAAAGGTAACATTTCTGATACAAGGGCAATTGTTGATGGGGTAATGGGAGTTGCCGGCTTCTTTCCTGCCACAGCCTGGGTATCAATAGGCTATTTTGCAGGAATGACAATTTATGAGACTTACTATAATAATGGAAAACCAGCATTTTAAGATGATCAGATTTATAAGGTTATTATTTTATCATATTTATACGTTTTATTGTAGAAAAGAAGGAAAATCGATAGCAAAATTTTCCACATTTGCGGTTTTCTTAGTTATAATTGCCCTTCTAACAATAAGTATTCATGATTTATTTTGCCAATATTATGATAATAACTACACCTCACTTTCTGGAGGACTCTATATTTTAGTTTGGGTAATTACTGGTGTCTTTATCGCCTACTACTTGTACAGAGAAGGATTTCGGGATTTCAATGAATATTATGACATTAATAGAAAGTACTATTATTATTTTTTAATAATAGTACTATTTACTCTTTGTCTGGTAATTTATACAGGTAAAGTTAGTAGAAAAAGAATTTTTAAGCAAAGAGAAATAGAGAAAGAACGAGTTGAAAATAGAAAGAATAATATAAAGGTCAATTAGTAATAATAGTTTTTTGCCGGAATGGCAGTTTATGGAGTTGTAGACTATATGTTTGGAGTTAGCGATCAATTAGATAAGAGTATTGGCAGAAAGTCTACAATATGGTATCCATAAATAATTTTTAAATGAAACAATATAAATTAAAAAACTTTTCGGTAAAAAGACTGATGTTGTATATGTCTATTTCTTTTCTTTTAGTAATGCTATTTACAATATTAACTTCTATTTATTATAACCCCAAGATTTATCCTGCAATAGTACTTTTTATATTGACCAGTATTAGTTTTATATTGATAAAGAATAATTGTATAAATACATACAATATATCCTTAGATAATAATTATATTTATTTTAATAGTCGAAAAATTGATTTAATTGATATTTGTAATTATAATTTTAGTGAAACTGAACAATTTTATGGATGCAGATTAGTTTTTAAATCCTATAAAATTTTTTTAAATATTCCTAAAAAAGAAAGTGGTGATTATTTAGATTTCAAGGAAGATTTTATGGATATTATTAAATTTCAGAACAAAAATAGAAGTAACAATTTAATTGTCGAATACAGTTGGTATAATACAAAATTTGCTCAGATATACGGTTACGTGATGATTGGTATAATGATAATATGGTTTATGTTAATGATTTTGTTTCCTAATAAATTGAATATATCTAATTTGGGACTTTTTTTAATGGTTTCAGTTGGATTAAGCCCTATTATTTATAGGATTTTCAAAAAATAACACCATCTATTGTGTAGATTCCATCTATTTTATTAAAGTGATTTACAATCATACTAAAAACGAATGAAAACCACTGTAGCTACAGTGGTTTTTATCATTTCCATGTAAAAAAAACTGCTATATTTACCAGTACAACTACCATCTGGGAAAGAGCTTCAGGAAACAGGGTTCTTTGATTATGGATGGAGACAATATATGCCGGATTTGGGAAGATGGAACAGCATGGATCAGCTTTCTGAATAACATCTCCACAAGTGCATTTTCGTATATTTTAAAGGATTAGCTGATCAATCATTTTGGCATGGAGGTATGGTTTATTATATACAAAAACGGGAAAATAAGCTATATGTAAATGTTTTTGATAAATACACTGTGTCTTCTGGAATATCAAGAAATGACGAAGATTCCTTCAATAGAGGTAAGACAATTACACCATTAGAAACAACAACAATTAATATTCATTTTAATTATATGTGGATAAATACTAATAAAATTATGACAGTAAAAAAACTATATTTAATAGCTATTTTAACATGACTTCTAAACCAATCTTGTAATAAAATTTTTCCCGACAATATCAATGATTCTTCACTACATCAATTAAAAGATAGCATATATCTAGACCAAACTATGAAAGCAATCCTTATTATGGATAAAACGAGTAAAGATAGTTTTAAGGTGAAAAAAGTAATAGTAAATAAAATAGATAGTGTTTACATAAATACCGATAAAACTATAATTTATATAATTAATGACAAAAATGAATATATATCAGTAAGGCCTGATTTCAAAGTTGAGAAGCTAAGTCATAAACCAAATGTTATTTTCAATAGTATTAATAGTTTGTAATAGAATTACTGTCTTTCTTATATTTTACATATAACATTGAAAAGAATTAATAAATAAAGTTTATACGGAATTTAAAGTTAAATCTGAAAAAAATCACTCATATAAAATCCTTTTTTGAAGACAAGCAATTTGAATTCAAAAAAAACTATTGCAAACAATCATGAATAGTAAAAAATAAATAATGAAAAAACAATTCTTAATGATGATATTATCTGCATTTTGTTTTTTAAACTGTAATCCTTTATATAGACAATATAAAGACCTTACATTAGTTAACCAGCAAAAAAAATTTAGCCATATAACTAAAAGCCAGGTTAAAAAAATTTTAAGTAAATACAATAAAAAACAAAGCTTATTTATAATATCATGGGAAAATAATATTTTTAATAAAAAAAAACTTGTTTTTAATGCTATAATGTATGACAATGAATCCAAAAATATTGAATACATCTATAATAATTCCGAAAAACAGGATGAAATCATTTTTTCAAATCAAAATCCTTCTAATAAATTTAATAGCGAATTATTTATTCTAGACAATTATATAAGAGGAAAAGAAGATTATTTACTCTCACTTCATGATTCTTTTAGCAGTTCAGAAATTGGCAGCTATTTTTATTTATATGATTTTACAAAAAATAAGAGATTAAAAATTAGTGCTATTGCTTTTGATGAAAATGATAAATTGATACAATAGAACCCTTTAGTCTACCTAGATAAACACTTTGTTCGTTATACTGAATAAAACAAAAACCACTGCGAATACAGTGGTTTTTATTATTAAATTTTATAGAACCGCTATATTTACCAGTACAACGACCATCTGGGAAATACTAGGGTAAGTTTCACAAGAAACAGCGCAGGATGAATCACTTGAAAACAGTAAATGTTTATTCTGGCAGGGAAGATAAGTACATTACTCAGTAAACAATTAAATATGAGCTTAACAGTAACAGATATAGACAGCGATTATCAGTGTTTAATTGATAATAAAGATTTTACCGCCGTGAATTTTCCTACTAAAGAGGCCGTTAAAATTTACGGGAGTAGTTATGATAGACTAAGAGATAAGAATACATTAAAACGTGAAATTGAAGATATAATAGGATTTAAAGATGAGCAATTAGACTCATGTGAAGCAATAGAAAATTTTCTGGTTTTTAGCTATTATTTACTAAAAACAAATAACAAGTTGGTTGTGTTTACAGCAGGATTATCTTATAACTCTATTGATCACTATATTAAAATAATGGGAATTATCCTGCCTAAGTTGGATAATCGTATATTATATGTTGTCAAAAATTTCTCTGATATTAATGAATCAAAATTAACTGATCTCTATATACACATCCATAAAATTGAAAAAGAAATTGTATTTAATTTTATGCAAAAATGGTTAATCGGATTTAAACCTAAAGATATTTTTTTTACATATCCACAATATTTTGGAAAAATAGAGTTTGAAACTGATGATTATTCTGAAATGCTTTCGTTTATTTTATCTAAAACAAACAGGCATTATGAATTCTATTTTATTAATAAAAATAATTCTCAATATCCCAAAGGTATGGTTATTATTAATAATAATTCCCTGTATTTGGGAATCGGGGTTAATTCAATGTATGAAAAGAATCTCATTGATAAGCTATCTGAAGAATATATTAAAACTCCGATTATTTGTAATGGGACATTCCCTTATTAATAGATTCTGTCATATCTAAAATCTAGTGATTACAGCTTTTCAATAGTTACTTCCTGAATCTGCTGGTAATACTCAATAAATAAATATCACATGGAAAATAAAATAGAAATTCAAAAAGAAGATTTAAAACAAATCCTTTTCATTTTAATGAATAAGTTGGAAGCTTCCAGTAACAATACGTTTTTATTAAATAAAGATTTATATTGGAATATTCCAGATGAGGAATTATATGATGTCTACAAAGAACCAAAAGATCTAACTATTGGAAGTTTAGCAGAGGATTGGGAATTTCTTCAAAAAGTTTTGAAAAGAGAAAGAGAAGTAATAGAATATGATTTTACTAAAATATCTGATATTCTAAAACTAATAGGACAAACATCACTTGTTTAACATCAACCTCACATAAATATAGAAATGCATCAATACTATAAAACCAGCTTACTGGGCGCCAACCCAAATTGCTTTTTAAAGGCAAACGAAAAATGAGAAAGGTCTTCAAAGCCGAGATCAAGATATATATCTGACACTTTTTTCCCTTTTTCCAAAAGATATCTTGCTTCCTGCAGTCTTTTTTGAAGGAGCCATTTTCCCGGAGCCGTTCCGAATATTTTTGCAAAATCCCTTTTAAAAGCAGCCAGACTTCTTCCTGTCAGATAAGCAAAACGATCCAGTTTTACATTAAAATGATAATTCTTCAGCATAAATTCTTCAAGATTGATTTTATAAGGATCCGAAATATCATACACTATATTTTTCAATGACTCATCATGTCCGAATAAAAGCAATAAAGCTTCTTTTTGTTTTAATAATGCCAGTTCCAGAGATCTATTTTCAAGAAGATCCTGATACTGCAGTAAAGATTCCATGAAATATTTCAAATGCGGAATAGAAGAAAGATCTACAAAAACAGGATTCCTGACTTTTTCATCTACTTCGAAGTGATCCTGAGCCTTCATTTGCTTGAGCATTTCATCATCAAACCTTATCGATAAAGATTTAAACTCGGATTCTTCACCCGGCCTTTTTAAGAATTTCAGAAGTTGGTTTTTTCTTACAAGATATATATCTCCACTTTTAAAAACCTTCCGATGCTCCCCGTCATTAAGTTCCATTTCTCCTGAAATCACCATGGATAATGCATTGTATGAAACAAACTGTTCTCCCTCACGAAAAACCGTAAAGTAACAGGAGTAGTTGATGTAATCTAAATTTTCAGACATTGTAATCCTTTTAATAAAGCCAGGACAAAATTGAAACTGCCCTGACTGTTAAATATAATATTTTTAATTGTTTTATACCAAAACAGACTTCGCTTCCAGGTATTCTTCCAATCCATATTCTCCAAACTCTCTTCCGATTCCCGATTGTTTAAAGCCTCCGAATGGTGCCAACGGATCATGTTTAAAACCGTTAATACAAACCCTGCCCGCCTCTATTTGTGAAGCCACTTTCAATGCACGGTTTTCATCAGAAGAAGAAATGTAGGCTGCCAATCCATAAGCCGTATCATTAGCAATCGCAATCGCTTCCTCTTCATCATGATAGGGAATAATTGAAAGAACAGGTCCAAAAATTTCCTCCTGAGCGATTCGCATATTGTTCTGAACATTCGTGAAAATAGTTGCTTTAACAAAATTTCCGGTTTCAAAACCTTCCGGCTTACCAATGCCGCCAATTAATAATTCTGCTCCTTCTTCTACTCCAATCCGAATATAATTTTGTACCCGCTGATATTGTTTCTCAGACACCATAGGTCCTACATTCGTTTCTTCATTTGTAGGATTACCCACTACAACCTGCATGGCAGCAGCCTTTGCAATCTCATTAACCTCTCCTATTTTTGACCGGGGAACCAGCAATCTTGTAGGCGCAATGCATGCCTGTCCACTATTCATATACGCTCCGAAAACAGCCTGAGGAATCACTTTGCTCAAATCAGCATCATCAAGAATAATGTTGGGCGATTTCCCTCCAAGCTCCAGCGTCACCCTCTTCATAGAATCTACCGCTCCTTTGGCAATCATCTTTCCTGTCTGAGTAGAACCGGTAAATGATATTTTGGCAATATCGGCACTCTTT is part of the Chryseobacterium lactis genome and encodes:
- a CDS encoding DUF6443 domain-containing protein, encoding MKKILNIFSILFVAVLFNAQTTTENYIQSTTCLDADCIKKAETVQYFDFLGRPKQVINVKSSPTGKDIVTPIVYDDLGRQTKGYLPIPQSGTQNGDLYTSPLNNASSIYGAEKIYSEKILDNSPLERVLQQKQVGNDWNSKSVAFGYDLNNSPDHVKKYDLVTAWNPTEKLYNNTLQPASEYQAGQLIKNSVTDEDGNTTVEFKDGSGQTVLIRKVMSTSRNADTYYVYNDYKLLTYVIPPLASSGTLDAAVIDNLCYQYKYDSKNRLVEKKLPGKGWEYMVYDKQDRLVLSQDALLGITTNSFAAKGWMFSKYDQFGRVAYTGFFANTATRIAMQNAVNSMTANPGNNEKRDDTTPIVQNGENIYYTKTAFPTGSMTILSVNYYDTYPTLPAGAEVPSSVIGQNTLKQPGQSTSSKNTKSLPLASYVRNIEDNNWTKNYNYYDEKGRAIGTSSINHLGGYTKTESELDFVGLAKQTRVYHKRLISDTEKVITQTFTYDSQNRMIIHKHKVDNNPEEVLAQNEYNELSQLKNKKVGGTDTASPLQSIDYTYNIRGWLTRINDPSNLNGKLFGYEMRYTNPINTQVAPGRFNGNITEVDWNNASENVLKRYNYSYDNLNRLQDAIYSEPNATNPFNNNFNENLTYDLNGNIKTLKRNAFPITGNTATQVDDLVYNYTGNRLNRVVENALNTTGYEGGNNLIDYDLNGNMINMKDKGIQSINYNYLNLPNQLNISHSGGNLGFNFNISINHLYRADGTKLRKTYYSARSGDVGTTTTTDYLDGFQYRLFDNGMGTLCLSCKTNSAYEEQAYKAASIPLPGKPVWTLDFVATAEGFYSFTENRYIYQYNDHLGNTRVSFAKNSAGVLQTIDTNNYYPFGLNHIGGTQSSKFTSFYSYKYNGKELQETGFFDYGWRQYMPDLGRWNSMDQLSEKYLSTSPFAYVAGNPVSRFDVDGRWFREDGSIDTSGRTPGFMGGSYKPFYATGYPEQGNVGNGNYTAFGKTQAYTDIMTAFRNGGTAELVNQNGTLKWWTDYDDPNTGIKGVGQLNMLKFTENSSVWGNQIQSHFSSYTENSFNWIQNHPREVTSIAGIIQASSTITEKGLSNWNASSSIAKSRIFAETISTKLPVSAKALGNASKVLGVAGKAVGVLGIANTVYQWNKGNISDTRAIVDGVMGVAGFFPATAWVSIGYFAGMTIYETYYNNGKPAF
- a CDS encoding helix-turn-helix domain-containing protein translates to MSENLDYINYSCYFTVFREGEQFVSYNALSMVISGEMELNDGEHRKVFKSGDIYLVRKNQLLKFLKRPGEESEFKSLSIRFDDEMLKQMKAQDHFEVDEKVRNPVFVDLSSIPHLKYFMESLLQYQDLLENRSLELALLKQKEALLLLFGHDESLKNIVYDISDPYKINLEEFMLKNYHFNVKLDRFAYLTGRSLAAFKRDFAKIFGTAPGKWLLQKRLQEARYLLEKGKKVSDIYLDLGFEDLSHFSFAFKKQFGLAPSKLVL
- a CDS encoding aldehyde dehydrogenase family protein, with the translated sequence MKRIDKAYINGEFSALNGNEIFDLINPSNNQKIGEVVLGDEMDTQKAIAAAKDAFKTFSRTTIEERIAILEKLQKAVESRETDLIETMILEYGGTRQFCTASFQNMVSGFSSMIETLRHFQFTRKAGNTQVQMTPVGVVGIITPWNSSNGFICNKFATAVAAGCTVVVKPSEMSALQTQVILECFHDAGLPKGIFNLVNGLGNVVGSEMVKSADIAKISFTGSTQTGKMIAKGAVDSMKRVTLELGGKSPNIILDDADLSKVIPQAVFGAYMNSGQACIAPTRLLVPRSKIGEVNEIAKAAAMQVVVGNPTNEETNVGPMVSEKQYQRVQNYIRIGVEEGAELLIGGIGKPEGFETGNFVKATIFTNVQNNMRIAQEEIFGPVLSIIPYHDEEEAIAIANDTAYGLAAYISSSDENRALKVASQIEAGRVCINGFKHDPLAPFGGFKQSGIGREFGEYGLEEYLEAKSVLV